A section of the Pseudomonas lini genome encodes:
- the ahcY gene encoding adenosylhomocysteinase, which produces MSAVITPVDFNDYKVADMSLAAWGRRETIIAESEMPALMGLRRKYSAEQPLKGAKILGCIHMTIQTAVLIETLVALGAEVRWSSCNIFSTQDQAAAAIAAAGIPVFAWKGETEEEYEWCLEQTILKDGAPWDANMILDDGGDLTELLHKKYPAILDRVHGVTEETTTGVHRLLDMLAKGELKIPAINVNDSVTKSKNDNKYGCRHSLNDAIKRGTDHLLSGKQALVIGYGDVGKGSAQSLRQEGMIVKVSEVDPICAMQACMDGFELVSPFIDGINNGTEASIDKALLGKIDLIVTTTGNVNVCDANMLKALKKRAVVCNIGHFDNEIDTAFMRKNWAWEEVKPQVHKVHRTGPGAFDAQNDDYLILLAEGRLVNLGNATGHPSRIMDGSFANQVLAQIFLFGQKYADLSPAQKAERLTVEVLPKKLDEEVALEMVRGFGGVVTQLTKQQADYIGVTVEGPFKPHAYRY; this is translated from the coding sequence ATGAGCGCTGTTATCACGCCTGTAGATTTTAACGATTACAAAGTCGCCGACATGTCCCTGGCTGCCTGGGGCCGTCGCGAAACCATCATCGCCGAATCCGAAATGCCAGCCCTGATGGGTCTGCGCCGCAAGTATTCCGCCGAGCAACCGCTCAAAGGCGCGAAAATCCTCGGCTGCATCCACATGACCATTCAGACTGCCGTGCTGATCGAAACCCTGGTTGCCCTGGGTGCCGAAGTACGTTGGTCGTCCTGCAACATTTTCTCGACTCAAGACCAGGCCGCAGCCGCTATCGCCGCTGCCGGTATCCCGGTTTTCGCCTGGAAAGGCGAGACTGAAGAAGAGTACGAGTGGTGCCTGGAGCAAACCATCCTGAAGGATGGCGCGCCTTGGGATGCCAACATGATCCTCGACGACGGCGGCGATCTGACCGAGCTGCTGCACAAGAAATACCCGGCGATCCTGGACCGCGTCCACGGCGTCACCGAAGAAACCACCACCGGCGTTCACCGCCTGTTGGACATGCTGGCCAAGGGCGAGCTGAAAATCCCGGCCATCAACGTCAACGACTCGGTGACCAAGAGCAAGAACGACAATAAGTACGGCTGCCGTCACAGCCTGAACGACGCGATCAAGCGCGGCACCGACCACCTGCTGTCCGGCAAGCAAGCGCTGGTCATCGGTTACGGTGACGTGGGCAAGGGCTCGGCCCAGTCCCTGCGTCAGGAAGGCATGATCGTTAAAGTGTCCGAAGTCGACCCGATCTGCGCCATGCAAGCCTGCATGGACGGTTTCGAACTGGTTTCGCCGTTCATCGACGGTATCAACAATGGTACCGAAGCGAGCATCGACAAAGCACTGCTGGGCAAGATCGACCTGATCGTGACCACCACCGGCAACGTTAATGTTTGCGACGCGAACATGCTCAAAGCCCTGAAGAAGCGCGCTGTTGTCTGCAACATCGGTCACTTCGACAACGAAATCGACACCGCTTTCATGCGCAAGAACTGGGCATGGGAAGAAGTGAAGCCACAGGTTCACAAGGTTCACCGTACCGGCCCGGGCGCATTCGACGCTCAGAACGACGACTACCTGATCCTGCTGGCCGAAGGCCGTCTGGTTAACCTGGGCAACGCCACTGGCCACCCAAGCCGCATCATGGATGGCTCGTTCGCCAACCAGGTTCTGGCGCAGATCTTCCTGTTCGGCCAGAAGTACGCCGACCTGTCGCCAGCCCAGAAAGCCGAGCGCCTGACCGTTGAAGTACTGCCGAAGAAACTCGACGAAGAAGTGGCCCTGGAAATGGTCCGCGGTTTCGGTGGCGTGGTCACTCAACTGACCAAGCAACAGGCTGACTACATCGGCGTGACCGTCGAAGGCCCGTTCAAGCCGCACGCTTACCGCTACTGA
- a CDS encoding formate/nitrite transporter family protein, whose protein sequence is MDTPKDGKTPDLSAQEQREVDKNQPPRAAVLHEIIRTQGDQELERSVAALWWSALAAGLTMGLSLMGMGLLNSRLPDGEGFKVIASFGYCAGFLAVILARQQLFTENTLTAVLPIMSKPTLGNFGRLFRLWSVVLVGNLCGTLLVAYVMLHLPIFDTKTDLAFLDIGRKVMENDASKMFAKGIISGWMIATMVWMIPSMESAKMWIIILITYFMALGDFTHIVVGSVEVSYLVFAGELPWKDFWLVFAGPTLVGNIIGGSFIFALISHAQIRSESGPPKTSAERGEGPEPQKIKK, encoded by the coding sequence ATGGACACGCCCAAAGACGGCAAGACCCCGGACCTCTCGGCGCAAGAACAGCGCGAGGTCGACAAGAACCAGCCACCGCGCGCGGCGGTGCTGCACGAAATCATTCGCACCCAAGGTGATCAGGAACTCGAGCGTAGCGTTGCGGCGCTGTGGTGGTCAGCCCTGGCTGCGGGATTGACCATGGGCTTGTCATTGATGGGCATGGGGCTGCTCAACTCGCGTCTGCCGGACGGCGAAGGCTTCAAGGTGATCGCCAGTTTCGGCTACTGCGCAGGTTTTCTCGCGGTGATTCTGGCCCGTCAGCAACTCTTCACCGAAAACACCCTGACTGCCGTGCTGCCGATCATGAGTAAGCCTACGCTGGGTAATTTCGGTCGGTTGTTTCGGTTGTGGTCGGTCGTGCTGGTGGGCAACCTTTGCGGCACCTTGCTGGTGGCGTATGTGATGCTGCACCTGCCGATTTTCGACACCAAGACCGATCTGGCCTTTCTCGACATCGGGCGTAAGGTCATGGAGAACGATGCCAGCAAAATGTTCGCCAAAGGCATCATCTCTGGCTGGATGATCGCCACTATGGTCTGGATGATCCCGTCCATGGAAAGCGCCAAGATGTGGATCATCATCCTCATCACCTATTTCATGGCGCTGGGAGATTTCACTCACATCGTGGTCGGATCGGTGGAGGTTTCGTATCTGGTGTTTGCCGGCGAGTTGCCGTGGAAGGATTTCTGGCTGGTATTCGCTGGGCCGACGCTGGTGGGGAACATTATCGGTGGCAGTTTTATTTTCGCGCTGATCAGTCATGCGCAGATTCGCAGTGAAAGCGGGCCGCCGAAGACATCTGCGGAGCGGGGCGAGGGGCCCGAGCCGCAGAAGATCAAAAAATGA
- a CDS encoding DEAD/DEAH box helicase — translation MSFASLGLSEALVRAIEAAGYTEPTPVQQRAIPAVLQGRDLMVAAQTGTGKTGGFALPILERLFPNGHPDKSQRHGPRQPRVLVLTPTRELAAQVHESFKVYARDLKFVSACIFGGVGMNPQVQAMSRGVDVLVACPGRLLDLAGQGSVDLSHVEILVLDEADRMLDMGFVHDVKKVLARLPSKRQNLLFSATFSKDITDLAGKLLHNPERIEVTPPNTTVERIEQRVFRLAASHKRSLLAHLITAGAWEQVLVFTRTKHGANRLAEYLDKHGLTAVAIHGNKSQNARTKALADFKAGEVRILVATDIAARGLDIDQLPHVVNFELPNVDEDYVHRIGRTGRAGRSGEAISLVAPDEEKLLKSIERMTKQKIADGNLMGFDSSAVEAEKPEVRERPDVRNPRNPRGPRGDGPNGSGGGGGRKDKGKDKGGKEKPAATGRGDRPAREHKPREGTPAREQQRPAPRAAADRAPDEFLDDDVDNFGNRVDYVPQAKPAQGRGRRPGAPAQGAGAGTPRTGQPQGRQNGPRSSSGATTGTPPAKRSGPRNGAPRDGQARREESRNRRPARDEQPRSEPAVQNPRGPAPKIIHKESKSDRFPTPEQLDQLPGRPRGEKPALLTRNR, via the coding sequence ATGTCCTTTGCTTCCCTCGGTCTCTCCGAGGCTTTAGTCCGCGCCATCGAGGCAGCGGGCTATACCGAGCCTACTCCGGTGCAACAGCGGGCCATTCCCGCCGTGTTGCAAGGTCGCGACCTGATGGTTGCGGCACAGACAGGTACTGGTAAAACCGGCGGCTTCGCCCTTCCGATTCTGGAACGGTTGTTTCCCAACGGTCACCCGGACAAATCCCAGCGTCATGGCCCGCGCCAACCGCGCGTACTGGTCCTGACCCCAACCCGCGAACTCGCGGCCCAGGTGCATGAGAGCTTCAAGGTCTATGCCCGTGACCTGAAGTTCGTCAGCGCCTGCATCTTCGGCGGCGTCGGCATGAACCCACAGGTTCAGGCCATGTCCCGCGGTGTCGACGTGCTGGTGGCCTGCCCCGGTCGCCTGCTCGACCTCGCCGGCCAAGGCAGCGTCGACCTGTCCCACGTGGAAATCCTCGTGCTGGACGAAGCCGACCGCATGCTCGACATGGGTTTTGTCCATGACGTGAAAAAGGTTCTTGCTCGTCTGCCGAGCAAACGCCAGAACCTGCTGTTCTCGGCGACGTTCTCCAAAGACATCACCGACCTTGCCGGCAAGCTGCTGCACAACCCGGAACGCATCGAAGTCACGCCGCCGAACACCACGGTCGAGCGGATCGAACAGCGTGTATTCCGCCTGGCCGCCAGCCACAAGCGTTCGTTGCTGGCGCACCTGATCACCGCTGGCGCCTGGGAACAGGTACTGGTATTCACCCGCACCAAGCACGGCGCCAACCGCCTGGCCGAGTACCTGGACAAACACGGCCTCACCGCCGTCGCCATCCACGGTAACAAGAGCCAGAACGCCCGCACCAAAGCCTTGGCCGACTTCAAGGCCGGCGAAGTGCGTATCCTGGTCGCCACCGACATCGCCGCTCGCGGCCTGGACATCGACCAGTTACCCCACGTGGTCAACTTCGAACTGCCGAACGTCGACGAAGATTACGTGCACCGTATCGGTCGTACCGGCCGTGCCGGTCGTTCGGGCGAGGCGATCTCGCTGGTCGCCCCGGATGAAGAAAAGCTGCTGAAAAGCATCGAGCGCATGACCAAGCAGAAGATTGCCGACGGCAACCTGATGGGCTTCGACTCCAGCGCCGTGGAAGCCGAGAAACCTGAAGTTCGCGAGCGTCCAGATGTGCGTAACCCGCGCAATCCACGTGGCCCGCGCGGCGATGGTCCGAACGGCAGCGGCGGTGGTGGCGGTCGTAAAGACAAAGGCAAGGACAAGGGCGGCAAGGAAAAACCTGCTGCCACTGGCCGTGGCGATCGCCCTGCCCGTGAACACAAGCCTCGCGAAGGCACCCCGGCCCGTGAGCAACAACGTCCGGCACCTCGCGCCGCCGCTGACCGTGCTCCGGACGAGTTCCTGGACGACGACGTCGATAACTTTGGTAACCGCGTCGACTACGTGCCTCAAGCCAAACCTGCTCAGGGCCGTGGTCGCCGTCCGGGCGCTCCGGCACAAGGCGCAGGTGCAGGTACTCCGCGCACCGGTCAGCCACAAGGTCGCCAGAACGGTCCGCGCAGCAGCAGCGGCGCAACCACCGGCACCCCACCGGCCAAGCGCAGCGGCCCACGTAATGGTGCTCCACGTGACGGCCAGGCCCGTCGCGAAGAGTCCCGCAACCGCCGCCCGGCCCGTGACGAACAACCTCGTTCGGAACCAGCCGTGCAGAACCCGCGGGGCCCGGCACCGAAGATCATTCACAAGGAGTCGAAAAGCGATCGCTTCCCGACACCTGAGCAACTTGATCAACTTCCAGGCCGTCCACGCGGCGAAAAACCAGCCTTGCTGACCCGCAATCGCTGA
- a CDS encoding acyl-CoA thioesterase, producing MNFHTRKWVKPEDLNPNGTLFGGSLLRWIDEEAAIYAIVQLGNQRVVTKYISEINFVSASRQGDIIELGITATEFGRTSITLTCEVRNKITRKSILTVEKMVFVNLGEDGLPAPHGRTEIRYVKDQFKDDDIGE from the coding sequence ATGAATTTCCACACCCGCAAATGGGTAAAACCCGAAGACCTCAACCCCAACGGCACGCTGTTCGGCGGCAGCCTGTTGCGCTGGATCGACGAAGAAGCGGCGATCTACGCCATCGTCCAACTGGGTAATCAGCGCGTAGTCACCAAGTACATTTCCGAAATCAACTTCGTCAGCGCCTCGCGCCAGGGCGACATCATCGAACTGGGCATCACCGCCACCGAGTTCGGTCGCACCTCGATCACGCTGACCTGCGAAGTGCGCAACAAGATCACCCGCAAGAGCATCCTGACGGTGGAGAAGATGGTTTTCGTGAACCTGGGCGAAGACGGCCTGCCGGCACCGCACGGCCGGACCGAAATCAGGTACGTCAAAGACCAGTTCAAGGATGATGATATCGGCGAGTAA
- a CDS encoding MAPEG family protein: protein MTVALWCILIAICLPYLCTGVAKFSGGKFGLKQNHDPRAFLDSLEGVARRAHSAQLNSFEVTPAFAAAVIVAHLAGNADLVTINVLAVLFITSRLLYIICYLADWAILRSLVWAIGMGLVVSFFVVSV from the coding sequence ATGACGGTTGCTCTGTGGTGCATTTTGATTGCGATCTGTTTGCCGTATCTATGCACAGGCGTCGCCAAGTTCAGCGGCGGCAAGTTCGGGCTGAAACAGAATCACGATCCGCGGGCATTTCTGGATTCGCTCGAAGGGGTGGCCAGGCGTGCACATTCGGCGCAGTTGAATAGCTTCGAAGTGACGCCGGCGTTTGCTGCAGCGGTAATCGTCGCGCACCTGGCCGGTAATGCCGATCTGGTGACGATCAATGTGCTGGCGGTGTTGTTTATCACCAGTCGGCTGCTGTACATCATTTGCTATCTGGCGGACTGGGCGATTCTGCGGTCACTGGTGTGGGCCATTGGCATGGGGTTGGTTGTCAGTTTCTTTGTGGTGTCGGTCTGA
- a CDS encoding EamA family transporter, translating to MLATVLVLVAALLHAAWNTLIKFSAERLLVVACMDSVALLFVALMLPFVVLPPLEMWPWILASAAFELLYRYLLIQAYRVGDLGLVYPLMRGLSPLVVLVLTLIFAGEVLTAQQIFGILLIPFGMLCLLWQGGGGVRLPWSMLPVVALIGLCIGCYTFIDGQALRRWSHPLDYLVWVTLLSAWPFPLLAMVRKRPAFMLFWREQWRLGLAVGFCVLFSYALVLWAMQLGSIAEAAALREISVILVVLFGMRYLQEPFGRPRLLACGLVLVGMLVMKF from the coding sequence GTGCTTGCGACGGTTCTGGTATTGGTGGCGGCGCTGTTGCACGCGGCGTGGAATACCCTGATCAAATTCAGCGCGGAGCGGCTGTTGGTGGTGGCCTGCATGGACAGCGTGGCGCTGCTGTTTGTCGCCCTGATGCTGCCCTTCGTGGTGTTGCCGCCACTGGAGATGTGGCCGTGGATTCTCGCGTCGGCAGCATTCGAGTTGCTCTATCGCTACCTGTTGATCCAGGCCTATCGGGTCGGCGATCTCGGCTTGGTCTACCCGTTGATGCGTGGCCTGTCACCGCTAGTGGTGCTGGTACTGACGCTGATTTTCGCCGGGGAAGTGCTGACGGCTCAGCAGATCTTCGGGATTTTGCTGATCCCGTTCGGCATGTTGTGCCTGCTCTGGCAGGGCGGGGGAGGAGTGCGTCTGCCGTGGTCGATGCTGCCGGTGGTAGCGCTGATCGGGTTGTGCATCGGTTGCTACACCTTCATCGATGGCCAGGCTTTACGGCGCTGGTCTCACCCGCTGGACTACCTGGTGTGGGTCACCTTGCTTAGCGCCTGGCCGTTTCCATTGCTGGCGATGGTGCGCAAGCGGCCGGCATTCATGCTGTTCTGGCGTGAGCAGTGGCGGTTGGGGTTGGCGGTCGGGTTTTGCGTACTGTTCAGTTACGCTCTGGTGCTGTGGGCCATGCAGCTCGGTTCGATTGCCGAAGCGGCGGCGTTGCGCGAAATCAGTGTGATCCTGGTGGTGCTGTTCGGCATGCGCTACCTGCAAGAACCTTTCGGCAGACCCCGGCTCTTAGCCTGTGGGCTGGTGCTGGTCGGCATGTTGGTGATGAAGTTTTAG
- a CDS encoding substrate-binding periplasmic protein — MPLIAQLLTVLLFTCLSFTARGEKLRIVTEPWAPYVYEENGKSLGLDYETTAIVFKRLGIDVEWQFLPWKRCLSMLEQGQADGVLDIFYSDERDATLLYPSEPLSQVEFVMFYANERAHPFRTLDDLKGLTIGTSPGYLYSKDFSESTLFTQEPAPTHEANFGKLVRGRIDLLITDRRVGQYLLDQLNIRDKITENPIIISQQSQFLAVRRNAGMDLLVQRFGAELKRFKREPAYAELSARYGAGPATEARAASATATGGKTVEQQESGAQ; from the coding sequence ATGCCCCTGATCGCTCAGCTACTGACCGTGCTTCTGTTCACTTGCCTGAGCTTCACCGCTCGGGGCGAGAAGCTACGTATTGTCACCGAACCCTGGGCGCCTTACGTGTATGAGGAAAACGGAAAATCGCTGGGGCTGGACTACGAAACCACGGCCATCGTCTTCAAACGCCTGGGGATCGACGTGGAATGGCAGTTCCTCCCGTGGAAGCGCTGTCTGTCGATGCTCGAGCAAGGCCAGGCGGATGGCGTGCTGGATATTTTCTACAGCGATGAACGCGACGCGACCCTGCTCTACCCCAGCGAACCGCTCTCGCAAGTGGAGTTCGTGATGTTCTACGCCAATGAGCGAGCGCATCCGTTTCGCACGCTGGATGATCTGAAAGGCCTGACCATCGGCACCTCACCGGGCTACCTGTACAGCAAGGACTTCAGCGAATCGACGCTGTTCACCCAAGAGCCGGCCCCCACCCATGAAGCCAACTTCGGCAAGCTGGTGCGCGGCCGCATCGACCTGCTGATCACTGATCGCCGGGTTGGCCAGTATTTGCTCGATCAACTGAATATCCGCGACAAGATCACCGAAAACCCGATCATCATCAGCCAGCAAAGCCAGTTTCTGGCGGTACGCCGCAATGCCGGGATGGATTTGTTGGTGCAGCGTTTCGGTGCCGAGCTCAAACGCTTCAAGCGCGAGCCGGCCTACGCCGAACTGAGCGCCCGCTACGGCGCCGGCCCGGCCACCGAAGCACGGGCCGCCAGCGCCACCGCAACCGGCGGAAAAACCGTTGAGCAGCAGGAAAGCGGCGCGCAGTGA
- the metF gene encoding methylenetetrahydrofolate reductase [NAD(P)H] → MSQDRRYSFEFFPTKTDAGHEKLIATARQLATYNPDFFSCTYGAGGSTRDRTLNTVLQLESEVKVPAAPHLSCVGDSKDDIRGLLSQYKAAGIKRIVALRGDLPSGMGMASGEMRHANDLVEFIREETGDHFHIEVAAYPEMHPQARNFEDDLNNFVRKANAGANSAITQYFFNADSYFYFVERVRAKGVTIPIVPGIMPITNYSKLARFSDACGAEIPRWIRKQLEAYGDDTQSIQGFGEQVITEMCERLLQGGAPGLHFYTLNQAEPSLLVWNNLKLPR, encoded by the coding sequence ATGTCCCAAGACCGTCGCTACAGCTTCGAGTTCTTCCCCACGAAGACCGATGCTGGACATGAAAAACTGATCGCCACTGCCCGTCAGCTGGCGACTTACAACCCCGACTTCTTCTCCTGCACCTACGGCGCTGGCGGTTCGACCCGTGATCGCACCCTCAACACCGTGTTGCAGCTTGAAAGCGAAGTCAAAGTCCCTGCCGCACCGCATCTGTCTTGCGTGGGCGACAGCAAGGACGATATTCGTGGCCTGCTGAGCCAGTACAAGGCAGCCGGCATCAAGCGTATCGTTGCGCTTCGCGGTGACCTGCCCTCGGGCATGGGCATGGCCAGCGGCGAGATGCGTCACGCCAATGATCTGGTTGAATTCATTCGTGAAGAGACCGGCGATCATTTCCACATCGAAGTCGCCGCCTACCCGGAAATGCATCCGCAAGCGCGCAACTTTGAAGACGATCTCAACAACTTCGTGCGCAAGGCTAACGCCGGCGCCAACAGTGCGATCACCCAGTACTTCTTCAACGCCGACAGCTACTTCTATTTCGTCGAGCGTGTACGGGCGAAGGGTGTGACCATCCCGATCGTGCCGGGGATCATGCCGATCACCAACTACAGCAAGCTCGCGCGTTTCTCCGACGCTTGCGGTGCGGAAATCCCGCGCTGGATCCGCAAGCAACTGGAAGCCTACGGCGACGACACCCAAAGCATTCAAGGCTTTGGTGAGCAAGTCATCACCGAGATGTGCGAACGCCTGCTGCAGGGTGGAGCTCCAGGGCTGCATTTCTACACGCTGAACCAGGCTGAGCCGAGTCTGCTGGTGTGGAATAACCTGAAGTTGCCGCGTTAA